One window from the genome of Oncorhynchus gorbuscha isolate QuinsamMale2020 ecotype Even-year linkage group LG14, OgorEven_v1.0, whole genome shotgun sequence encodes:
- the LOC123995130 gene encoding putative peptidyl-tRNA hydrolase PTRHD1 → MAASGTVAPRRLVQYVVVRSDLVHTLAWPLGAVITQACHAAIAAVHLNYNDPDTQEYLAELDSMHKVVLQAVDQASLSSLSETLTEKGIAHKLWIEQPENVPTCLALKPYPKDIVHPLLHKFKLFK, encoded by the exons ATGGCGGCGTCAGGAACCGTAGCCCCCCGTCGTCTTGTCCAGTATGTTGTGGTCCGGTCAGACCTGGTCCATACGTTGGCCTGGCCATTAGGGGCGGTTATAACGCAAGCCTGCCATGCTGCCATCGCTGCCGTTCATCTGAACTACAACGACCCAGACACGCAGGAGTACTTGGCAGAACTGGACAGCATGCACAAAGTCGTCCTTCAG GCTGTGGACCAGGCctccctctccagcctgtctgagACGCTGACAGAGAAGGGGATCGCCCACAAGCTGTGGATTGAGCAGCCAGAGAACGTCCCCACCTGCCTGGCCCTGAAGCCTTACCCCAAAGACATTGTACATCCTCTGCTGCACAAGTTCAAGCTGTTCAAATGA